TTCAAACTAAAGATGTCCGACTCTGTCCGTCTAAGGGCGTCCGGCTCTTCAGCAAAGAACGTCTGGCTCTTCTACTAGACGCGTCCGGCTTTTAAGTCTAAAGGGCGTCTAGCCCTTCTTCTTGATCACGGGCTAGTAGAGACAAAAGATCAACCGGATACAAATGTATTGTAATCCATAAGCTTGTGATAGCCGAGATCTATGACCTAATAAGATATATTTCAGTGTGTGATATAATCCACAGCAACAGAAGTCATGAGACACCATCACGAGATGGATAAAGGACTACAATGTCCGAGATAGATATGGTACTGCATAAAGCAAGAAATATCGATGTCCACATGTGAGGTACATGAGAGTGTTTTCGGCCGCAGAGCCATAATGAGAGATTATAAAACTCACAGCAATGATCATTGATCTTGAACACTCATGAGACGCGTAGTGGACATGTATAGAAGAGGTCTATGATCCAGACATGGATCGGCCAGATCGAGACATAGGTTCATGATAACCATGTCTAGTACATTGTCCATAAGTACTTATTTTGTCCGATAGAGAGAGAGCCGACTTCAGGAGAGAGAAAAGACGGCCACAAAGCTTGGAGAAAAGGAAACCTTTTCTTTTTCCTAGTAGATGTAATCTTTCCATTATTATGTATTAGTAGTTTCTTAATCCTAGTGAGTTTAGATTTTGGATATTTTCCATTTATATTCTTCTTGTAATCCTTATATAAAGGAACCCCCTTGATCATTAATAATAACAGAGAAATATTCAGTCTCTAAACTCTCTAATTACAACAGAAGATGCCTTTTTTACTCCACTTTATTTTTAGCTCTAAATTCTTGAAAGCCACTAAGATGAAAAGCTTACAAAGAAAAGGTTTTTGTTGGAAAAAGTTTAGTACTTAATAGTTTTTAATGATAAGAACTTAAAATGTTAGTACTTTTTAAAAAATATTTTGCAAAAGTGATATTTCATAAGAAAAAAAGCTCTCTTAGTTTAATCATTTCACCCAAATTCTCTTAAATTAAAACAATTGTACACGTAGAGAAGATGATCATTTTTATATATATAATAGGCTTTGCTTCTCTCTCAGGGTGTCCACCTCAGCTGCCAGTGCATAAATTTGAGCTACATGGTGTCGACACGTGTCCGGAAAATACAAAACGCAACACTTCATCGAGGCTTCTTCGCTACACACCATTTCATTTAATCGCTTTTTATGTTTGTTGGGCTTATTCATTTGCCCGTGTATCTTTTACATTTTTATCCCAATGGGCCCGGTGGACCATTATCGATCGTCAACCCTAATTGTTATTGCGGGAGGAATCTAGGATCAGGTTCGTCTCTCATTCTCTCTCCTCTTATATTATGCTTCCCCGATCTCTGAAACGGCCCGATGGCTTCTGTGATTAATTCCATTAACTCGATCGGCCACGATGGTGTCTCTTAAAAGTGTGGTTCACGTCAGCAGGGCGGTGTGTGTTTACGGTATAAATATGTCAGTACTTCAGCTCTTCGAATCATCTTTTCTCTCATCTCTTTTAGTACCAGGTAAATTATTCTAATTGAAACAGCCTTTGTATATATATAGGCTTATAGTTTTATAAATTCTACTGAAACGGTCTTTTATATATATATGTGCTTAGAGAGTTTTATTGATAGATATTGTTTTATCCATATGATGTACTAATAGCGGTTATCTTCTCACACATGTTATAGAAATTACTGCAGTAAAAATTATTGGGGAAGCGGCCTTACGACCACTGCCGTTCAGTGTGAAGCGGACTTCGTCGGAAGTGTATGGCGAAGATTATCTGGGAGGATATGGAGTTGAGATTAGGATGAGAGCTCCTACTTCTCTTAGAAGAAATTGATCGACAACTCAAGACTATCACTCGGTTAGTGCCGGTGCTTATGTCGAAGGAGCTTTCGTGATGTTTGGTATGCTCGCCGGCGGCGTTAAAGAAGTTCTATTTTTCGGCACCGTTTGAGACTTATGTGTTATCCCGAGTTGGTAACACGTGTTTAAAGAGGTGGCTTCATTTTGCTAAGTGTTATCAACTTCTGATGGGTTTCTTTTAGGGGTATGTAGTTGGGTTTCAACATCACCATTTGTAATCGAAAAGGTGACAAAAACGTATATCTTCTCACCTGAATGCAGTGCCCGACTAATCTCTCTCAATCTATATGACTCTCTCAATCTCTCTATATGATTATCTCTCAACCTCTTTCCCTTTAACTCCATCAATGTCTGCTTTTGTAGGAAACCCATCACTTAATCTAACTAAAACTGAAAAAGATAAGTTTTTAACCTCTCCTCCAATTCTCCAATCAAAAGAAAGCATGATTTTATTTTCCTTTGTTATGAACACGGGGTTATTAAATCATCTATGTTTTAACAAGATAGTGGAAGGCTCCTCTCTTTATCTCCCTCTTGAAAGTTGGTCAAACTATTAACTAATTACAAAAAATTCCATTGTAAAGAAGACAGAATGGTGTTTCAAAACTAAAAAAGACAGAATGAGAAGATGACTCGAGACGCCCATTGGTATACCACCACTAGAACCGATACACATCCAATCTTGGATCTTTTCGATTTTGAAACAAAAAAACTCGCCCAAAAGTTCCTACATACAATTAGGAGACAAACATCTGATAATTTTTAAAATGATTCTACCATGGAAATTATTTTATCAAAACCTTAACAGCCTCTTGGATAAAAGAAAAATAATGACCATTCCAAAGATCTCATGTAATTTTGGTATATCTAAATTCGGGAACTAATGTTTCTTGGTATACCTTACAAGAATGATAAGCAAAACAAGTGTCCAAACACATGCCCTCTCAACTCTAGAAAACGATTACCTGTCCGATGATGTTTGGGTTTCCTTTTATCTTTTGTCAACCTCATATGTTTGGGTTTCCAAAAGTAGATTACATGAACATTTTAAAATATTAATCTTACAACAAACAAATGAAAAAGAACACAATAGAAATGAGAGACTACCACAAAATTGTTTACTTACAAAAAGAAAGAAAAAAAAAACATTGAATTAAAACATAAAGAAAATACATAAAAATTAAGAGTGAAACATGGCAGCATTAAGTTACAGATAATTTATTAAATGTTTGACTCAAGTTTAAGTTAGTTTTTATGAGTTACGTGATTTTTCGGATTGTGCTTGAAATAAACGATTATTGGGTTGTGCATCTATCAGCCTAATCTTTACTTTCTACTGGAGACTCAGACGTTCCAGTTTTAAGATCATCGCCAGCAAAGTGGTTACTCTTAATACCACTACCATAAAATCTCAGAGGGTGCTTTGTTTAGTGACTGTTTTTTGACATATCCCGGTGAACCATAGCATATGTGTATTATCCCATGTATTATGCCATTTACTGACTGTTTTCTATAGATTACATTAATTTATATATTTTTTATTTTGAAAATTTACATGTTCATTCTACTTTAATTATATTGATAAGTAAAATAAAATAAGAGTTCGACAAAAATATGTTAAAACATAAATGATGGATTATTTATCGGCTTTATACATTTATAATAGTTATGATAAAAGTTCACTAGAAACTTCATACACATTGTCTTACCAATACTACGAGGCAAGAGACATATGTTAGGCAACATGTATTGATGCCGGTACATTTTGAAGAAAAACATGTATTAGCTTTACACTAATCAGTTTGTTATTAGGGTATGAATAAAAAAGTTTAAATGCAGCCGACTAAAGTATTGTAAAAGATGATTAACCGAGATAATACTCGCAGACCCACCCACTCTTACTAATATGTTAATTCATAGTACTTCTCAAATTTAAACTAATATGTTTTTAAGACATAAACAAATACACTATAAATATTAACAAATTAAGGTGACCAGTTTTTTGTAAACTTAATTAATCTCACTATCTCTTGGATTCACTCAGACCAGAATAAATTACCCCCTCATTTGGTCCAACAACAATCAACTTATGTGACTGAAGTTTTCAAAACCTAAGAACATTTACATGATCAATAAATTCAAATACAAACAAAAAACCTTCCAAAAGTATATTTTAAACAAAAATATACATCACATTCCGCGCGTAACGCGGACCGACCCTATTATATAATAAATAGATTCCACTTTTCAGGCACCATCCGTAATGGTTTGTTTGTCTTTCAATTATGGGTCAGCTTTACTAAGAGTATGATTAATGGGAATTTTTAGAGTAGGATATTTAAAAACCGATTCTTAACTTTTTTAATTAAAAGTTAAGAGACGGTTTCTTATATTATGTTAAAAACTTCATCCTAATAATTCTCATTAATCATGTTCTAATGAAATGGGTCATAAGTCGAGAAGATGATCATATATATAAATATTAGGTGTCTTCCTGCAGTAAAAAAATTTAAAATATTTTTTAACAGATAAATATAAATTATATTTTAAAATAAATTTTTATTAATATTGTAAATTTTCTTTTTCGTATCAATATTTTAATATAAATTTGATTTAATTAAACATAAAAATTATATTTAAGAATATGCATACATATATTTGAAATTATAATCTTAGATAGATTTTTCTATCTATTTATTTTAATTAGATATATTATATAAATTTGTAAAAGTCGCATAATTACAAAAAATTAAAATTAAACAATATTTATAAAATTTGTAGATATATAAGAAAATAATGATTTTATGATTAAATTTTTATTATTTTATAAACAAATTGTATACATTTTTGAAAATTTTAGTAATAAAATTTTATAATTTAAAAATATATAATTATATTATATTTTGAAATTTATAATGCTATATTTGAATATATTTATTTTAATTATGAGTTATGAGTTATTCCCATATTATAAAAAAAATTCAAAAATATAAATTGACATTAAATGTAATATATGAGTTATTACCATATTTCAAAAAGTTTACCAAAATTATAAATTAACATTAAATGCAATTGTCATGTCATATTAAGCTATAAGACATGTCATCAATTTCAATAGCCATGTCATATTTGTTTTGTAAAATTGATTGTAGAAAAAACATGTGGTAAAATTACTTCGCAAATATAGTTTAGGGGATAGATTCCACTTTTCAAGCACCATTCGTAATGGTTTGTTTGTCTTTCTATTATGGGTCAGCTTTACTAATGAAATGGGCACGTGGTTCACCTGCTCTATTTATTTAAGAACCATTTAGCTAACACTTTTGAGCGAATTAATAACGGTTTAAAAGATATTCATTAGAAAATAGTATTTTGAGACCATTTTATTATAGATCGTAAACCTACTTGCCACTTAGGGGCATCTTCGACCCAACACCATTTTTTTTTCAAAATGAAATAAAAATAATTATAGAGTAAAAACTACTCTAACCCTGTTTCATTTCCCATTCCATAATCCATAAATAGAATAATCTGTTTTTTGTTTGTTCATGACTTCATTATACAGTAGAAAATGAATTAGGATCGGAGGATTTTTATTTCATACTTTCTTTTACTTCATTTTCAAAGAAAAAATGAAATTTTACATCGGAGATGACGTAACATTATCTTTTTTGATGTGACTATATTACGTAAACAATGTTTTTTTGGTAAAAAAAAGTAAACGATGTTTTGTATATATAGTTATACAATTTATCAATGAATAACACGTACTTAATTATATGATACATATAGCAATGAGAAAATGACTAGGATAGCACTAAAAAAGTTTTTGTCACAAATATAGCTTCTAAAAATAAAAATGATCAAAATAGCACTTAATGTTTTATCAAAAAGAAATAAATATACACTTATACCCCAATGGTAAATTAATTTAGATATCAGAGTTTAAAGTTAAGGGTTGGGGTTTAGGATTTAGGGTTTAGGATTTAGGGTTTAGGGTTTAGAGTTTAGAGTTTAGAGTTTAAGGTTTAGGGTCAAGAGTTTAGGGGTGGGGTTTAGAGTTTAGAGTTAAAGGATGGGGTTTAGGATTTAAGATTTATGGTTTAGGGTTTAGAGTTAAGGTTTTAGGGTTTAGGAGTGAGGTTTTGGGATAAGATTTCAAATTTTGAAAAATAAAAAAATTTAAATTTTTCAAAAGATAAAATGCTATTTTAGTCATTTTAGTTTTTGAATGCTATTTTTGTGACATAAATCCTAGTTATGTCGTGTCGTTTTATTTGCATTAAGTCCTAAGAAGAAGAATCAAAGAGTATCTTTTTTATTTTTATTTTTATTTTTGAGTGAGTATTATAGAAAGAATTATGAACGATAAAAACATGTGAGTTATCATCTTCTTACTGTTTAGTATTTTATATGGACATCAACTCTTAATTTATATGGACATAAAAATGAATCAATAGTACATCTTGTGAAGATAATTATCCAGTATCTAATATGCAAGCACCTTTCACGAGCTCTTTTTATTTATTGGCCTCGTGGTCTGTGAGTTTCACGGCCGTCGATGCGCTTGCACTGCAAACATGTACACTGATCTGTGGTGGACTAACTATCAGATCGGGTCGGATTTTGCCATTGGGAGAAGAGGACCAAGGAAAGAGAAAGGTTAAGAGAGGAAACATGGATGTTCTAAAAGACTACAAAATCAAGAGGAAAAGAGTTATAACTTCGACTAATAGAGAGACAATGTTTCTGTTTAGTTTCCAAGTTATGCGAATCTTAAAGCAGAGAGATAATTAAAAAGAAAAAAGAAACAAAGGAAAGATGTTTTATTCCATTAAAGATGAACAAAGAAAACAAGGAACATAGATAGAGTTTTATTATTAGTTGTACGTTATAACAACTCATATCCTTTTAGTTTTGTAGTCTTCAATTTCTCTTAGATGATAGACATAATAGGCTTGGACGAAGTCTGTGTACCAGTAGCTTTCATGAACACAAACGGGAATGGCATAGAGCTTAAAGCCAAACGCCGAACGCCATATTCGTCCACAATTATCCCCACATTGATGCAATCGTTATCCTTAGGACAAAACATAATATGGTAACCGTCAGGAAAACCTTTAGCTTTCTCGATCTGGAAGAAACTCCTTGACGAATCTTCTCCAGCTTCCGGGTTAGGACCAGCCGTTATGAACAATGTCCGAAAGCCACTTGGGGCTGCAGTGACCCACCAATAGGTTGACTGAACGCATATTGTAGCTTTGACGTCCATCTTGATGTTGAGCTTCTCTGATTCCGGAACAAACCCAACTTTAAGTCTCCAGTTTGAAAATTTGACGGGAATGCCCCTGTCGACCTCTGAAATTTCCTGCCCGACGAAGAGGGGACATTGGTTGCTACCACGAGAGGCGAGATTCAGGCCGCCACCGGCAGCGCCGAAGATGGCAGGTAGAACGTAGTAACTTCCATCGAATATGAAATCACCATCAGTGTCGAGAACTGGTTTGGTGGCGTTTGCGGTTGCCGCCAAAAGAACGGTTAAGGCAAGAAGGAAGTAAAACATAGGATTCATCCTTTTGTGTTTATGTAGTTGATTATAACTGATTGTTACTGGATGAAGAAAATGTGAGTCCGTGTGATCAGTATTTATACACGAATGTGCATACAGCTTTGTATACGCTTGGTTTTTGGGATAATAAAACTTTAAAATTAAACAAGTACATTGAGATTTGAGAAAAGGCCTAACCGCCTATCTTATTTTACTCCACTTTCCTTCCACGCTTCTTTAATTTAAACTTTTCTTTTGCTATGAACGCTTCCTTCTACGGGGAGATAGACATGGCTCAAAAAAAAGAAAAAAAACTTTTAGACTTGTTTTGGACTATTGGTTAACTAATCCCCCGGACTATATTCGAGAATGATTTATATATGTGTCATCACTACAATAACTTTCATAAAAAAATGATGACATAACTTAAAAAAAATATGATATGACATAAATCTAATTGTAACATGTAAAATTTACTATATTTAGATTTATGTTTTTGGTAAGATTTCTTAAATATAATAATGATGATTTTCTATATACAGATTTATATTTTTGGACAAATTTCATAATATAGTAATAACTAATAAATTTTATATCAAAAATATTTTTTCTCAATAAATATTCATTTTGGTAAAATTTTATGATACTTAATAACTTTTCTATATCAATTAAAATAATATGTTTTTATATATAAATAATAATTACGAATATTAAAATTTTACATCAATATATGAATCATATTTTTAATATTAAAATAAGTGTAGTTTAGAATATATTTTATCAACGTATATAAGTTATTTTTATTTAATGTATATATTATTAGAAATAATTTATATATTTACAAATAGACATATTTAAAAATGGTAATTAAATAAATAATAATATAATAAAGTAACTTTATAAATATCAATTATTTTTATCAAAATTTAAATAATGCAAAATTAAATGGTCAAAGTAAACTTGAATAAATCAAACTAAAAACAATTACATTATGGTTTTATTTTTTAAACTAATAAAACTAAAATAGAAAAATAGAAAATTTTATTTATATATAACATTTTTAAATATTTTATATCTGCGCATGGCGCAGGAAAACTCTTAGTAAGTTTATATATGTATCTCCACTATAGCTCTGATTTAGGACCGGTCTTTTACCCGGGATTCTTAACTCATGATTTGACACTTTTTTTAACATTTTTCGGCTAAAAGACAACTTTTATATTTCTTATTTAAGAGATGGTTCTTAACTTTTTTGGTTAAAATCTAAGAAAAACTAAGAACCGTCTCTTAACCAAAACTAAGAACCGTTTCTTACTCGAAGATAAGAACCCCAGTTAAGAAATTAGGGTTAATGTTGTCTTATTTCTCGAACTAGTTTTAATTTTCTCAGTTCAATCTGGTTTTGGTTCAAATTCAGCACCCTTGTTTGGATAAGTTTCCACACATGTTTTTCGATTAGTGTAATATGAGCGCAAGTCTCTAGAAGATAAGGATAACAACAAGGTTAATTTAAAGAAGAAAAATACGAAAGCATGTGCTTATAGTATAGAAGTAATTTTAGCCTCGTGTTTTCATGGATTATCCTCGTGTGAATACTTTTGTGAGGAAATTGTTCATGTAGGATGTTTTAAAAGGGTTAAGTACAATAAAACCCTATAATATATACCAAGCACCATTGGCTAATTTACGTTTTGCCTTTTTGTATTAGAATCAATTTTACTAATAAAACTAGATGATAATCTTTTATTAGATGATAATATGTGGGAAAAAAGATCCGTAGCTACACGAACTATTAGTTAATGTATCTCGAACGATCTGAAGTATTAAATTGTATCTATAACTACATAAACTTTTAGAAATGTATTCTAATTAACCATGTGGGGTTCAATTAGATCTATTGTAAACTTTTTGGGGTCAAATCAAAATTTTGAAACTTTAATCCGTCCAAGCCCAAATCAAAATCCGACCACTAAAATTGACTCGACCCTTATCCTATCTATTATGTCTTCTTTTTCCTCGCGGTTTCTTCGTATTTCAGCCACAAAAAACTTAAAGATGGAACTGGGTTCGAGTTCGTCGAGAAAGAGCCGAAATTCCGGGCATAAATTGTGTTTCTATGGATTAAAGGCAAGTATAAATCAAGCTTGGACTGACAAAAACTCAGCTGTCGATTTTACGGCTGCCCACGTTTTAAAGTATGAGATTTGTTAATTGAACTCCTTAATTAGCTATTCAGATGTGAAAAGAGAGATATGAAATGCAATTCGGATCTTGTAACAGTTTGGAAATGGATGCAAATATTTCTCTTGGTTTGATGAAGAAGAAGGAACATAGTGGCAAAAGAAAGCTTTGGTTGAAGCTCGTGATGAGATTAGGAAGAAGAATAAAATCATTAAGCAGTTAAACGAAACCATTGCAGAAATGCATAGTGATTTGGAGAAGAAGCAAATGGAGACAGTGAAAGATGAAGATGAAATTGTGAGACAGTTTGAAGAATGCTTTGTTTAGTGTTTTAGCTTGTCTTAGAGATGTATAATTATCGTTTAAGTATGTTTGGAATGGTAAGTTGTAATGTCTAAGCATAATGAACTTCTTCTTTATGTTAATGAGTTGAATGGAAAAGTCATGATATCACCATAAAGAGAGTTTAAACATCCTAATTTATTACATAACAATCCAATGTCAAGGACATCTTAGCCGATACCAAACACAAAAAAATGACATCTTATCCGAGCATTACCAAATCCAAAACAACATCTTAGAAAATCTTAACACCACATCTTCAATCATCAGAACCAGGTTGGCTTGTTTGAGCCCTTGTCGATGGTCCTTGTTCCTGTTGAGCCTGCGTTTCTTGAGCATATTCACTTGTTTGAGCTTCTTCACATGCTTGAGCTTCTTCACTTGCTAGCCTTCTTTGATGCGCCTTCTTTTCACCCTATTCTCTTCGGACTGAAAACACAAGATAAGAAATGAGAAGACACTAAGAGAAATACAAAACCAATACAACTAAGATGTAAGTATCTCATGAGGACATTTCCTTGAATTGTGACCTTTTCCACCACACAAACCACAATGCATTTCTCTTCCTTTTCTTTCGTTTCTGGATGCTTCTTACCCTTCTTTGGTGATTCCATAACACCTTTAATGCATGCTTTGCCTTTCGGTTTATCAGGAGGACGTTTATAAGGTGGTGCTTCAATTAGATCCCTGATTACGCGTTTAAGCACACACCAATTAACCTAATGTGCCAATAATACCACAATCGAATGGTATGTCATTGTAGCATTTTAGGATCGAATCCGCAAGGAACTGGTGATCTATAACACCAAAAATACACAAACTTCCTTAATCTAAGCAAAAAAGAAGATGGATGATTTGTAACAAGCTAATATCCTAGAAATATAAACAAGGTGATCTCAAATCCAATCAAGAAATAAGTGCAAGAATTCAATCAAATGCTAAGGATGGATCCATGCGCAAAGATAATTGATATAAGGTGATCAAGGTTCAATCTAGCATGTTCAAACAAAATAATCAACAAGTCTATAGGTCTATATCTCATTCAAAATAGATTAATCCACTCCCGTGATAATAATATTTATGCTAGTCATGCATCAAACATCAACTCCCGTTGGCTAACATATTCAAGCATGCATAAATCAGATGTCTACTAACCACTTAAACATCTCGGACATCAACTGTCGTTGGTCAAATATGTAAAAGACAATGCTAAGTTCATTCAAGCATTTTAACAAACATCTTCCGGACGTAAAATAGCTTAAGGTCTAGATGAGAGTGATCAAGTCTAATCTAGCATTAAGAACACTTAGCAAGCATAGAACATTGTTAATCAAGCAATAAACATCCTAAATATCCACTTAATCACCCTAATCTATCTAACCCATGATCACAAGGTTATTACTCACTAATCTCCATGAGAAACCTTAAACCCATGTAAGGATCAAGGCTAATCATGTTAATGAGCAAGAGAAACACAAATATAAGATGAAATACTTCCTTAAATTATCAAAAGATTCAAGGTTTTACAAGTTTAGACAAAGTCTTGAGAAAAAATGAGATAATCCCAAGATTTTTAGGTCTAAATCTATTTACAGGTGAGTGAAACTCGAGCTGATTTGATAGAACTAAACCGAGTCAAACCGGATTAAACCGGTCAACAATTTAATTTCGCAAATGAGGATCACCACAACGGCTTCTTCCTCTCGCTCCGCTAAGCCGCTCCTGAGCTCGCTAAGTTGCACGCGGTTGGGCCATGTCGCAACACTAAACCGCTCTCCTCCACAGTTGACTTACACCGGTATCTCGTCCTCGCTCTTGGAGGTCGCTGTGAACCACGCTCAAGACTCAACGGTCTCTCTCCCGCCATGGCTACAACTCGTGGAGGTCGTCGCTTCAAGCTTCGTCGTCACTAAGCTCTCCACTGAACCGGAACCACCGAGCCACAGCCAAGCTCAATCCGCCGTTCGTCCATCGTCAACACCTCGTCGGTGCTCAGTTCTCCCGTTGTGGCTTTCGTCGTGGTAAGCTCTCCGCCGTCAACGGAATCAGCCTCACCGCCGTCAATGGAATCAGCCTGACCGCCGTTGGAATTGTCGAGATCTACAGCCACGAGAAGCTCCTTCGCCGTTGGAGTCGATCCTCACCGTCGCGGCTCTGTACGGATCGAGAAACACACCAATGGCCACTTTTGGTGTTATTGCAAAACAGGTCTCTGAACTTCTGGTTATCTTCAAATCAGCCCAAGACTTTGCAAATTGCAGAAACGTGTCTTTGATTCAGCCCCAAACATTTTGAACTTGCAATCTAACCCAGCGAGTGTTCCAAAACTGCAACCTTGGTCCCTGAACTTTGATTAACTTCATATTTGACCCCAGACTTCCAAATGTGCATTCCAACCCATATGATATGCAAATATTGATGCAAATGCAACATAAATACCTAAATGCAACCTAGAATGAACATAATAAGCTAAAATATGGATCTAAAACTCATCAAAATCAAGAGATATCAACTCTTCCATACTAGTCATTTACTTGTCATCAAGTAAACATTCAAGATCAATCAAAGAGGAGGAAATTGAAAATGGAAACACATAACCAAAAGAAACACTTTCTAGCCTTCAACCTAACATCTTAAGAGAAACATAGCAAATAGCATGAACAACTCTCTTAATACACTCTACCTTCTCAAGGTCTATCAACACTTTTATGCCTCTACACAAGTTGCAATGCTCATCAATCAACAAGTCTATCAACCAACTCTCACATTCATTCACACACACACACACACAAGGTGAATTCTTGCAAATGGATATTTGATCTCAATCATTTGGCTTGCTGAGAGAAGATGGTCTAATGTGAAGAAAGATGTGTTTCAAATGCATTATTTATAGTGACTCACACTCAAGATTAATAGCAAGATCATTATGCAAAATTTATCTAAGAAAATGAGCAATTCATTTATACAATGCCTTGTTCTCATCATTCTACCATTTTCCTAGAAAATTTCAAGTTCTACCCATTCTTTTTTCATCATTCCCAAACCCAAAATACACCACTTTCATCTCTCACCCAATGAACATTCTTTTGCTCTCTTTTGATTCAAACCAACTAGGGACCGTTTTACTTTGAATTTAAACTTTTTTTGGCTCAGCTCTTTTCTTTTCTTTTCCCACTCACTTATTGTTCCTTTGATTCTTGATTTTTTTTTTATGGGAGCGGGTTCTATTGTTACTCTAGAGCTTTTCTTTTCGAACTTTCTTTGTCCCTAGGAGTTTCTTTCTTTAAGCACTCTTTTTGGTTCATCTCTTTCACTCAATCTCTCTCATTCCCAAGATCAAAAGAATTTAAGCTCACAAACCCAACAACCATCCTAGAGGCTAGCTCAAATGAGGTCCTAATGCTAGCCAAAGATGAGAACAACCCATTGTCGCTCCTAATACTCTCAAGATTTTGCACATGACATGCTATCAACAAAGACCTCACTCAAGCAAATTAATGTTGCCTTCAAA
This genomic interval from Brassica oleracea var. oleracea cultivar TO1000 chromosome C2, BOL, whole genome shotgun sequence contains the following:
- the LOC106325653 gene encoding latex serine proteinase inhibitor-like; protein product: MNPMFYFLLALTVLLAATANATKPVLDTDGDFIFDGSYYVLPAIFGAAGGGLNLASRGSNQCPLFVGQEISEVDRGIPVKFSNWRLKVGFVPESEKLNIKMDVKATICVQSTYWWVTAAPSGFRTLFITAGPNPEAGEDSSRSFFQIEKAKGFPDGYHIMFCPKDNDCINVGIIVDEYGVRRLALSSMPFPFVFMKATGTQTSSKPIMSII